A region of the Arachis hypogaea cultivar Tifrunner chromosome 15, arahy.Tifrunner.gnm2.J5K5, whole genome shotgun sequence genome:
GAGAAAATGCACATGCATTACAACAGCAGCAGTAGGATTCTTTGGCATCCACTAGGCCAAAGAGAAATTATAAATTCGTTCAGAAGTTCGGGTCAGACAAGCCCATAAGACATTATGAGCAGATAAACTTGGTAGATTATGCACTCTCGATGGAGGATGATGAGCCAGTCACCTTCAAACTTGCTATCAAAGACAAAGATAGAGAAAGTTGGTTGGTCGCCATGGAAGAAGAGATGCAATCTCTCCATAAGAACAAGACATGGGAGGTGGTCCCGTTGCCCATGGAAAAACTGCAATTGGTTGTAAATGGgtgtataaaagaaaagaagatcctaCTAAGTCAGATGGTACAAGATTCAAAGCTAGGTTAGTAGCAAACGGATTTGCACAAAAAGAAGGTGTTGATTACAACGAGATATTTTCTCCTGTGGTGAAGCACACTTCCATAAGGGTGCTTTTGAGTCTTGTAGCTCAGGGTAATCTTGAGTTGGAACAGCTAGATGTAAAGACAACTTTTTTGCATGGTGACTTAGAGGAAGAAATTTACATGTATCAACCTGAGGGTTTCAAGGTTGAGGGTAAAGAAAATCAGGTATGTCGCTTAAAGAAATCGCTATATGGATGAAAACAATCTCCTCGACAGTGGTATAAGCAATTTGACTCCTTTATGTTAAAACAAGGTTTTTCCAGAAGTAATTATGATTGTTGTGTATACATTCATAACCTTTCTGGAAGTGATTATATCTATCTTctattgtatgtggatgacatgcttaTTGCTTCTAAGAGCAAGGTGGAGATAGATAGGTTAAAGGTTCAACTTGGtaaagaatttgaaacaaaagaTTTGGGTGTTGCACGAAAAATAGTagacataaaaattaaaagagagagatcaAGCCAAAAATTGTTCTTGAGCCAGAGAGGGTACATTGAACACGTTATTGAAAAGTTCAAAATGAAAAATGCTAAGCCAGTAGTAACACCGTTGGCTCCAAATTTCAAGCTCTCTGGTAAACAATCTCCCATAGTAGCAGAAGATAAGGCTTACATGAAAAATGTACCTTATGCTAGTGCAGTCGGTAGCctaatgtatgctatggtgtaTACACGCCCAGATATTTCACAGGCAGTCAGTATTGTTAGCAGGTTCATGGCAAATCCGGGTAAGGCACACTGAGAAGCAATCAAGTGGATATTAAAGTACTTGGAGGGTACCATTGACATAGATTTATGCTTTAGTGAAAAATCATGTCAAATCAGCGGCTTTGTTGATTCTGATTATGCTGGTGATCTAGAAAGAAGATATTCTACGACcggttatgtatataaaatacaaggtgCTCCAGTTAGTTGGCGATCAATGTTACAAGCTACAGTGAAACTATCTACTACAGATGCTGAGTACATGGCAGTAGCAGAAGGAGTGAAAGAAGCATTGTGGCTAAGGGGTCTTCTAGATGATTTGGGGTTTCAGTAAGATTGCGTGAATCTGAGTTGTGATAGTTAAAGTACAATTTATTTGGCTAAAAATCAGGTTCATCATGCTCGTACCAAGCATATTGATGTAAGATATCACTTCGTGCATGCTGTTATAGAGAAAGGCAACATTTCTCTTGTAAAAGTACATACAGATGAAAATCTCGCAAACATGCTGACTAAAGGAGTATCAGGAAGCAAGTTCCAACACTGTTTAGAATTGCTCAATGTTGTTCCATATTAGGCATGGGGATACAAATACCATACTTTGATCATCCAAAATTTGAGTAGATTTCAAATTGAAGTGGAGAATTGTGAGAATAAAGGAAGGATAATAGTAATTTTAGGAAGTAAAATAaatgagttttaataagagagaACTTAAAATATTTAGTAAAGAGTTTTTTGTCGgagaatttttttcttatttgttgaAATTATTGCATAGAAATACTATATATATGTCTCTAGAATTGTAATTGaggttaataataataacaatatccTTATTCACATCATCTTATAGAGTTAGTTAGAAGAAatctttcatattattttttcctctttacaaaatatatagCGAGTGCATTATTGTGAGTAGTGTTCACTTTCATATTATTTTGTAtctattagaagtcaaaattccGCTGTAGacaacacagagagagagagagagatacacGCACACacacaaagagagagagagagagaaagagacacacacacagagagagaCGTCACGTCTAGCCACTATTCAACTCGCCGCCGAACCGTCGCAGGGAAGGGAGAGAGATGCGTCCGAGAACGAGCGCGAGAGAGAAGGAGACGCGGAAGGAGGTGCCGTCGTGGTCGATTTGCCTGCCGCCACATCTTCGACGGCGTGGTCGCGTGGAAAGAGAGGAGGAATCGTGGAGCCACGCGTCGCCGCTGTCCATGCGTCGTCGCTGAACGTCACTGAGAGAGGAAGGGACACGAGTTGGAGGAGCTATCGTCGACAGTCCATGCCATCGTGTCTCACCAAACCGTTGCTATCGTGATTCGCCGTCGCCATTGCTGCCAAACAGAAGAGAGGAAGTTGCTCCTGCCGCCGTTAAGCTGAACACCACCATCAGAATCGTTCCTGGTTGGCGCTGTGGTTGGTGGTCTCCATTGCTGCCGTTGCTATCGCCGGAGCTGCCAGGAGCCATCATCGTCGCTGTTTGGGTCTAGCCGAAAGAGAAGAGGTGACGATGGAGGATGTTGGTGCTGCTGCAGGCGACACCAAGTTGCTGCGTTGCCGCCGAAGCTCTCTACCGCCGTTCTGCTCGTCGGAAGTCATCACCGGAACTGCAACTGCTCCATTCCTTGGTTCTTCTCTAAGTACAAGTTGAGTTATGGTTATTGCATGTTGCGATTAAAGTGCGGATGTTGCTGCGGAAGTAGTATGGAGCTGTGGTTGCGACTGCCGCTGTCGCGAGCTAGGAGAAAAAGGGTTTTTGACGCGTTTTATGACTTATGGGTTTTGACTATtcgaggtaggggctttttcTTAAAACCGTTTTATTATCAAGAATTATTACAAGTCgatattaatgtaaaaaatatattttttatgattacatGAGTCTTATGGATTGAACTGAGTTGCTCTGGATGAATGTAATTATTTGCCTGATTGATTTATTGACTATTTGAGAAGGCTGGGTATTTTGGTTTGTTGGTTGACTTTGTTGAATTTGTTTTCTTGATTTATTGGAAGTGAATTGatatttgaaaatgatttgagatTTAGAAATGATTTAATATCGGAATTAGTTTgattttggaaatgatttgatatTCGGAAATGATTTGATACTGGAAATAATTGAGAAGGGTTTGAGAGATGTTTAGATTAGACCCGAGAAGGGTGGCAAAATTCGAGTTTtaaaggagatgctgccgaaattttcaTGAGAATTTAGAAATTCTATTTTGGTTAATttgattgaataattattttatttgattttgatttaactaaaaaaaaagaatataatttAGGGTGTTTTAGCGAACTTTAAAGTGATTATTAAAGAATAAATTGTTACGTTGTTtcagttaaaattttaaattgcaaACAAGatgattttttagtttttgaagaaAAGTTTTGAGCTTGAAAAGAACTTTGAAGTTGGTTAATTTGATTGAAGCATTCAGTTTTGAGAAGTTTTAGAGGAGTTAAAGTAtatgaatttgattttgattacGATTATGAAGTGAGTTGATTATAATTAGGGTAAATCACACATATAAACCAAATGAAGCTCAAAATTATACAATTCTACCAAAAGAAAAAACGTTACAAGAATCTACCACAAGGACaattttatgtaattcgaattagtCTCATTCGAATCACCCATTccaacactaattcgaatcagaccaattcgaattactagaGATACCTACAAATCGAATTGGTCAGATTTATGTAATTTGAAACAACCTGAGTCGATTTATGCATGCACGTGAAGTCCCTACTAATTCGAAACAAGCTGTTTCGATTTATCCACTGGTTTTGTTCTTATATAATTCGAATGGggctgattcgaattactatgcatcagcaattacaaatttttacagCATCCCTAacatttttaagtcattttttaaattattttgcatgaaataaatttttttttgtggtataatttaaataaatttattaaaaaatttattaaaaattatatttactcaaattacaaatataatactcttttacataattaataattttaaaattttaaaaattattttatttcatacgaagaaattaaaaaaatattaaatttaaatgcaAATATTCATGTATGTACtcacattttaaataaaatactctacataatcaataataatttaaaaatttaaaagaattattttattccatacaaaaccatttaaaaagaaaaaatgagctaACAAACTATTTAATTATGagactttttcaaaatatttatgagctatcaagaatgggctgaagagtattgtatagaattcgaattgatagcttataaatattttgaaaaagtctcgtaattaaatattttgttaatttttaatgcatagaataaaatatattttgttttatttctaaattattaatttttttaataaatttatttaaattatatcacaaaaacatattttattccatgcaaaataattttaaaaaatggcttaaaaaaagTTAGGAGTACtattaaaatttgtaatgtcctagtgATTtaagtaaatacatgcatgtattcaaattttaaataaaatactctacatagtccataataatttaaaaattaaaaaaaaatatatttttatcatttacttACCTAAATTACtgggacattacaaatttttacgCTACTCCTAACATCTTgtaagtcatttttttaattgctttgcatggaataaaatattttttaattttttaattattattgattatatagagtattttatttaaaatttgagtagatACATGAATATTtgcatttaaatttaatttttttaattgcttCGCAtgaaatgaaataattttttttaatttttaaattattaattatgtaaaagagtattattatatttaaaaattgagtaaatatattttttaataaatttttttaataaatttatttaaattataccacaaaaagattttattccatacaaaataattttaaaagatggcttaaaaaatgttaggagtactgtaaaaatttgtaataattcaatgcatagtaattcgaatcagtccCATTCGAATTATATAAGAACAAAACTAGGGGATAAATCGAAACAGTCTGTTTCGAATTAGTAGGGACTTCACATGCATGCATAAATCAACTCATACTGTTTCGAATTACATAAACCAATGTGTATCTCTAGTAATTTGAATTGGtctgattcgaattagtgttagaatgagtaattcgaatcaggttaattcgaattacataaaattGTCCTTCTGGTAGATTTTTGTAATGTTTTTCTTTTTGGTAGAATGGTGTAATTTTGAGCTCCATTTGGTTTATAGGTGTGATTTGCCCTTATAATTATTTATCACCTGCCTAGGTAGACGTAAAGGTTGTGGTTCGCCTTCACTTGCTTCGGGTTGAGATTTTAAGTACCTGCTTGGGTAGAtgtaagggttgtggtttgtctCACTTGCATCCAGAATTATGGTGAAAGGTACCTGCCTGGATAGATGTAAGGGTTGCGGCGTTGTCCCATTTGCATCCAGGATGGTGTTAAAAGGCATCTGCTTGGGTATATGTAAGAGTTGTGGCATACTGCATTGTCCCACTTGCATCCAGGATTTTGGTGAAAGGCACCTGCCTGGGAAGAtgtaagggttgtggtttgtctCACTTGCATCCGGGTTGTGGTGAAACACCGACATGGGTAGACGCAAGAActgtggtttgtcccacttgctacGGATGTGATGAGTATTACTatctgggtagatgcaaggattgtggttAGTCCCGCTTGCTCTATGTTGTGGTGTTccatatccgggttagctaccaaatgtgtcgggttctggcactTTAATCGACAAGTGAGCTCATGACCAgcaggacaggcatgcatcatatgcatttatgtgacattgtttggatgTGCATATTGTATTTAGTTTGCTTAtgtgaatatttttatttaactgcTAATTTTCATACTTGTTGTAATtattcttgattgtgtttgaacttcaTTACTTGTGATTGTTACTGATTGATTTGGGTTATGATGGTTTGAGCATGATTTGATTATATGTTGGGTTGAAAGCCGTAGTTTGATTATATGTTTGGCCAGAGACCTTGGTTTGATTATATTTTGGGTCGAAGGCCGGGATTGGTCAAATTATTGGTAAGTCTAGTTAGAATAGGTCATTGGTATGTGGTGAAATCTTTTGGATATTATGTTTGATCGGgtctttttataatttaaaatataaacttaGATTTGAAAATTGTTGATTTTAgaaaagattcataagatgaaCGATAATTACTGCGGTTGAAATCCATTCTTTTTCCTTACGCATATCCTCTTGTGACAATTCTAGACTTTTTAGTGAGACTGTATGATTAGGTTCTCGCCCGCTACAGATTTCTCTTTTCAGGACGGATGAGTAGTTTAAGGAGTTTCTTCTGCGCATCTGATTGTGTTGTATATATCTTAGTTATAGTTTTTTCCTCgccttattatatatttttgtaagagggataggagtcgtGATTTGTAATAATATGTATGTCGAGTATATTTGTAAGTTATTTGGATAAGaaatcttgtatatatatatatatatatgaagattgtgattgtatttgtgtatatatgcatgtttgtaaaaataaaaagagctttcggttttttaaagaaaatagcgATACTGTTTCGATTTAAGgattcctattttattattaaatatatagaaCTCGTCGTACTATCCTTGCCATCAGAATGACGTAGTCAGATGTGTGACATTTTGATAATAAGAATGTTACACGtatcatgacaaaaaaaattattttaacctAGTGTTTTTGACAAGAATCTAAATAGAAATGGAAGAAGCAAGTTCATAAGAGTAGTGTTAGCACAAAAGCAGATATTTTGACTCTAAAACGGGTAAGGTGAGGTCGAAATATGTGAGTAATGGACACTTAGCATATTTTTGGGAGGTAAATGAAATAAGtgcaattaataaataaaatcagTGTGTCATAATAAAAAAGCGTTGAAATATTTGATTTGACCTAAATTGGTAACTATTATGAATGTGGGTAAAGAAAATTAACCTCCAAAAAAATAATTGCGCTAAGACGTGGGTGATTTGCTTAATCTCCAAGTTAAAATAGAACATGGATCATATATGCCTTGAAGATAAAGTTGAAGCATAATGTAAGAGAATCTGAGTaacttcaaaaaaataaaaaatgagattGAATCGTGCTACAtataaatagagaaaagaaaaacttaaaaaaaaattttcattccaACTCACAAAATCACATTGAAACCTGGGCAAAAAACTAGAATAAACCAAGGGAAGTTTCAAATTACCTAAATGAGTCAAAGTGAAATTCGTTTCTGCAATGAGCCAAAccctatatttatataattcgaaccagtgtGGTTCGAACTCTATTcatgagtaattcgaaccagggtggttcgaattactaagagAGAAATTCATTCAAGTaaatcgaaccagggtggttcgaattacttgggaggaaaacgtagcacataattcgaaccaagctggttcgaattatatgggGAGAATCTgcatcaagtaattcgaaccaggctagtTCGAATTACACAAACTGAATTCGAACCAGTCCGGTTCGATTTAGTGGTAGACAGTGCAGTATATATATGGTTCtaaacgtgagttgctctcatAGAGGGTGTaatatggctagtgaggagagttttgtggttttggttcaccatagaggatccattaagaggaaaactcgctccggtgtgaagttcacagataaggatcctctctgtattgtcgtgaaaccaacgacgagctatgatgatcttgttagatctgtgctgatgaaacttggtctggaaggtgcgaagcgagtgaagaagtttttctatcgcattccaatcactGTCTTGTAGgatacggtgaagtatgattgcttcacgattggtagtgatgaggacctgcaagtcatgtttctatgtcggaggcagtttcccgaggtgaggacaccagagttgttggcaaagttggttgatgtggtatccagctcagggggttcgaaccggaatgccACCACTGAAGCAGCGGCAGCCGGTTCGAGTTCCAGGCCTGCCATTGCTTCTTCGTCCGTCCCTATGTACGAGCCAGCGGTCGAACCAGTCGCCTCCCCGTCTTTTGCTGTTGATTTGAATGATGGAGTAGGCGACGTGGTAGGATCAGTTGATATTCTACCGAACGCTTTACAGGGAGTTCCACCGGTTGGCGTCGGAGACGAAGTGTTGGGTGATGTAGAGGAGGAcgacgtcgagccggatatgattgaggATGACAGCGGCGACGAGGTTGGAGCGACTGAGCCTGCATTGGTAGTCGGTGGTtctagttctggcacacagcagtatccaccataTTTTTCCTCTTTGGACCTAGATGCCATGAGGCAAGAGGGTGTTTCAGGGCACtctgttggattcggagctagagatgctGAAGGGACTGCTGGtttgacagagttccaggttggtcagcaattttaGGATAAAGAcgaggccctgttaagtgtgaagacttacagcatccggcgaggggtacagtacaaggttgtGGAGTCTGATCATCGCCgttatgtgggcaagtgttctgagtttgggaatgggtgcacatggttgattcgactgagtctgcggaagcgcaagggcatttgggaggtcaagcggtacaatggacctcacacttgtcttgcgacctccatctcgagtgaccacaggagcttggattatcatgtgatttcCGCGTTCGTTAtaccaatggttagggctgatgcatccgtcagcatcaaggtgctcctaaatgccacgGCAGCACACTTCgggtttaggccgacttacaggagggtctggatggcgaagcagaaggcaatTGCCCTCGTatacggtgactgggatgagtcatacaacgagctcCCCAGGTGGGTTTTGGGAGTTCAGTTGACGATGCCCGGTACTGTTGCAATCCTACGGACGAGTCCCGTTCGAGTTAGTGGACAAGTAgacgagtctcaagcttttttccaCAGACTTTTCTGGACGTTTCCACCGCTCATCCAGGCATTTCGCCATTGCAAGCCCTTAGTTAGCATTGATGGGACCCATCTGTATGGGAAGTACGGGGGTACTTTGCtcatcgcgattgcacaggacgggaactccaacattctacccattgcattcgcactagtagaaggtgagaatgcagagtcttggtcattctttctctcccaccttaGACAGCACGTGACACCGCAGCCCGGTCTTctggttatatcggacaggcataacggcataaaggctgcgcttgaggctccggacggaggttggttacctccatctgcataccgtgcattctgcattcgacacatagcggctaattttgcccttaccttcaagggcaaggaTGCACATAGGCTTCTAGTGAATGCCGCATATGCCAAGACCgaggttgagtttgattactggtttgatattcttcggtctgaagacccggcgatgtgtgagtgggcgaaccggATTGATTATTCCTTATGGACTCAGCATCGTGATGAGGGACagagattcggtcacatgacgacgaatatctcggagtgtgtgaactcaatcctAAAGGGTGTCAGAAACCTCCCTGTATGCTCTTtggtgaaggcaacatatggaaggcttgcggaactctttgttcgcaagggtagagaggctgaggcccagatgGGAACCGGACAGCAATTCAGTCAGTACTTGGTGAAGTGTatagaggccaacttgaagaattcgcggtgcttcacggtgactttgTATGACCGGGATAACTTCGAGTTCACCGTAGCCGAGACCACTCCGACGGGCTCTTTCTCATTGGGTACCTACAGAGTATCCCTTGCGTCCCGGACCTGTGACTGCGGGTACTTCCAGGCACTTCATTTCCCGTGCCAGCACGCACTTGCATGCTGCGCCTACTCACGGGTTACCTGGTCCTCTTATGTTCACAGCGTGTATCAGATTAGTTCAGTGTTCCGTGTGTACCAGATGGGATTCACACCGCTGATACCGGAGGGATTCTGGCCACCTTACGACGGGCCAACCGTGATCCCGAACCCTGCCAagaggcgtgcgagagagggtcgTCCGAGATCCACTAGGATACGGACGAATATGGACGAGGCTGATCCGAATCGGCCAAAGAGGTGTGGCCTTTGTCGCCAACCCGGACACACCCGCAGGAGTTGCCCACAGCTTGGAGGACCGTCTCACACGGGGGGCCAGTAGTAGCGATCTTGTTATTGTTAGTgtttattgattttatttttcctgTTACTTGTTATGTAAGATGACTTATGTAATCTGTTTATCTTTTTACCTTCTAGTAATGAAAAAGTTGCATCTGAATTTGAATATAGTTAGAAATCCCATGACTGCAAAAGTTGATAACTAAAGTGTTATATGATTCAATGATAATACATAGTCACTAATCCACTAGGTAAATACCAGATTTTTAAGTACAATAAGATGAGGAAACAACAAGGAAAAATAGCTCTAAAGTAATAACAGTAATCCACATCGGTCTGGTACATGAGTGAACCCTAACGTCCAAAATACATGAAATGTAAATCATCTAAACAAGTGGGAGCCTGTCCCACAACGACGGGGAACCCGTGGCCTCTGACCTCTGCGGATAAACGGCTCCTCATCCTCTATCTCATCTGCGTCCTCATGCGGGGCAGGCTGTGCGGGTGGCGTAAAATGGACAGGTGCGACAGACGGCCCGGCGACAGACTGTGATGCAGCGGTGTAAGCGGAATGTGGGGTACCTCCCAAACCAAACTGGTCACCAACAGGTGTCATAGCAGGCTCGTTCAGATCAACATCTAAGGGTGCCTGAGTGCCAGGGGTCTGAGGACGCCTCCTGCCCGGCTCGTCCTCCTGCATGATAGCCGAAATCTTCGCTAGAAACCGTGGACTGCCGAAGTCCGCATCAAGCGTATCTGCCCCAAGGAAGTCCTGCCACTGTGATCCGGGAATAACCCATGGAGTACCGTCCTGCTGAGGCTGGTCGTCGGTGGGTACTCCAACAAAGTAATGTCCAAAAGGACCGGACCCAAGTCCAGCGTCACTAGGCTCAGCCCCGTCACCCATCCCTGAGCCATACCACTCACCTCCGTGCACCCCATCCTGGGTAC
Encoded here:
- the LOC112747884 gene encoding uncharacterized protein, which encodes MGTGQQFSQYLVKCIEANLKNSRCFTVTLYDRDNFEFTVAETTPTGSFSLGTYRVSLASRTCDCGYFQALHFPCQHALACCAYSRVTWSSYVHSVYQISSVFRVYQMGFTPLIPEGFWPPYDGPTVIPNPAKRRAREGRPRSTRIRTNMDEADPNRPKRCGLCRQPGHTRRSCPQLGGPSHTGGQ